CTCAAGAAACAAAGGAATATGAATCGTATCCTCCGTACAATTTCTCGTGGTTCATTGAGAACAAGATCGCGGCTATGGGTTTCCCCCAAACGGTGGAAAATCTGAACTATCTCGCCGACGTAGGAGTCAATCACCTCATCACGCTGTCACCAGAGAGAATCCCGCCAATATTGGAGTGcgagaaaaaaatgaaatggtCAGAGATTAGGATCAAGGAGTTCGGTGTCCCAACTTTGAAACAGATTCTgaagtttattgaaatatgtgAACGAGCTGAAATGAGGGGGGAGGTCAGTTTGTTACTTTTCATAACATTAGAAattcatgtaaataaaataataataaactgtcATACGTGGCCATTTCCTAATTTCTATTGCATTTACTATGTACAATAATCATTTCACATATTGTACATGATTAATGTCAGTGTCGACAACTAGATGGCGTGAGTTGGCACACtagtttattttggttttgcaCTGCAAACTTCAGTGTTTACCTGGGATAATTTATGAACCGTAACATTGGTTTGCGTCATCAGAATACAGCTGACCGtttcattcataattattatagtaaCGTTTATTATGCGTAAAGTTGTCACTTCTCGCCTTGCCTTGAATAAGCACATGATTAATGATCCTACCTACCTTCTCGTCGATGCAAAGGGCCTTTCGTTGGGattatcatgaaatatgtttttttagcTTACCAAATCAAACCAAAAGTATCCTACGCTGGTAGGCAAACTCAACTTTAGTGATGATCAGGCAGCCctaatacttttaattattttcgtttatttaattcaGGCATATtgaagatacaaaaatattttaatattaaattatatactattacatataaaactacttaaataggttaaactaatgcacacgaagtgCACCCTCTGTATTTTATCACCCCGACTACATTCTAAtgttaatttctttaaaatattagtctATAGATGCAATTTATGACTTTCTAACAGTTTAACCTCACTGTTACAGGTGATAGGCGTCCACTGCCGCCAGGGGCGAGGACGTACGGGCACCATGCTGGCCTGCTATCTGGTACACTTCAAGGGAATGGCCCCGGAGAGAGCTGTGCTCACTGTCAGGGTGCAGAGACCAGGTTTGTAATAAACCTATGGTtaaaaagaatgttacttgcgagatgacggcatatagaagagtatggaaggagaaaacatgctgcgccaaacctaaataaaattgggatacgagcaggaggatgatgacttaggTTAGAAGTAATTTGTAagaatatttaatacttttcgCGCGAATTTTGCAGAACTTAGGTTTAAGAGAAAAGCAATAAGGCCAATCTACAAGACAATTCAATCAGGCTGCGGCTACATAAGAACGGCAGTAGAGCAACAAAATTTAAAGACCAATTTTTGATTAGGACTTAGTTCTTTTTGATAGCGACTTTGATTAGTCTGATGATAATACGAAAGTTTAAAAATCTTTGGGCACATGATTTCTCGTATATTCAATACCATATGTATatacccctctgctcgacaagattttgacatatgactataccgttgattcggcgggatattttgaatcgcgacatggaagtcaaaaatttgtactaactttcaacacatgaattctaagtccgtaatgcctgattagaagtattttacctataactttagagctcacttatttgacaacaacgtgcaaaggtcaaatggggtcagttaattcagaaaaatataataattacggtgtttttaagtctatcgaaaagttaggcatttcaaatttggtgaaaacttaccaataaataatcgcatcactttctcaaacacaacacaaacgtcatatttataacattttcaatccattgcaatacatttcgtgcacttatttatgttcaataactaaaaaatcagcacataaaatacacaataaaaatgaacaatatttacaagatcaaagtcacagacaagtagagtttggaatagagttttattttttttttcaatcatcggtgtgcattcgatacctaaatcggatatttattataaataatcgaataccaattttatatattttttttaatagcaacttatttcaattttatttattaattttaaattataggttcaatttgtttttgttgttaagaaaaaagatatttaagttttatgaaagtttttagcattaaatttttatatgtattatttattttggtgttgcgtcattcattcgtaataatttttaactttaattgaatttttattacctattacggaattttattcttatattatttctgaacaattctaagatttttgtttcggcggagggtaagcctgctcatagaggtatttagcctacttcaatcgatctcactggcgtgcacttggagaggcctatgtccagcagtggactacgataggctgatgatgatgatgatgatgatgagggtaagcctggtgttctgaaatataatgcaatttgtaactaccaaagtaatgtacttatttgataatgagaaacaataataataattcattgattttaaagtcaccaaatatttttaaccgaatcccaaaaaggaggtggttctcaatttggatgtttgtttttggtcgaaagggtatattccccatatttgttattaggtccaggatctgatgatggaaaccttgagaaatcgagggcaactctcgaaaatcgtaagcatagataaggttataacttgacactcagatgtatgtctgataacactatgaaacagtaaaggtttggagctgggccccgattctcctaagttaataatgtcaaaatcgaatcgcaatatgatcgtaatagcagttttaaccatatcgggcattctgctactaataaaagaccaatcgtattcgattgacatttgattggtgtgcgattggtctgccattttgatgattttggtctatacggtagtttgctgtacaatcattttgcaatcgtaaatcatttgcagacaaaatgattcattattgaatgacagaaaaggataaaaacgtttatttcaaagaaaacatagcggaatgccacatacgcttcaatcgtaatcgagtcgggattggatctcagtcgaatcgagtcgaacgtcaatcgaaggtcgcttaagtaaaattaggagaatcgggcccctgacctgatgatggagaccagagaaggtcgagggatctcgacaaccgaacttctctcgtctccatctccttcactgttgcagaggcctcgtaaatacgaataatataagcacaaacacgagaaagtttaaatattcagttgtcgagttccctcgaacttcactggtctccatcatcagttcagctcaaaaccttcactgttgaatagtgctaccaggcaaacgcctgagtgataagatttcaacctatgtatttctgcaactttcgaaagtcgccctcgatttctcaaggttcgaattgagaacctccgctttttgggaagtcggttaaaaataagtcggcggcggccatctttccatcttggaccagctttcgatgaacagcgaactatttgccctttcaaacaatgaaatcgtcataaaattttgcgataactacacctaactacggctctcgtcaaatagctttgccgctcagttaaaaagttggaagtaacgaatcgccattaagtttggcaggtctacaggaatcctgcacataaaacacccgaagaaataaataagtcttcatttgccatcttcagaaaccctaaaaaccgaagattttttttattccggctacaacgtattttctaccactgattttctagcatttttttcaaaataaattaagtcattttacttttcctaatttattttcagattatggtaagtacctatacaaaagtgcaatttagtaatattataatataaaattattaaatcgattctttattttaacgaatcggatcattcgatgcaaaacttctatcaccgtcgccatcttgtctatgcgtcttcaaaggagatggccaaaaaaacacccagagtcgacaggaacttcatatgtatgattggattcagtataatttgtggattttaaaaagtatttcaaatcatctaaaaaccatggggttctctttttataacgttttttcgatcaagattttagttcacaaaaaagtttacttttactgtttgatgttcgttagaagttgaatgcagactcgtgattggaccgttttgcattgctaagtcatttgttatatttgacaatgtcacatggcgcgattttcaaagacaatttctccaaaaacatatcatagccagttgtgaaggttgcatgtaactgtgaaacctctccaagtaggtaaggtcggtgcttaatcgcatctggagtggttaaatacaagaccttttaatcaccaggccaactcagaaactatggggatattactagtggcttgtataatgttagtttactttgcttttttatgtcctttgatgttaataatctttaaaatcaacatatattcaacataacctatttttgcgataatatgaaatagctccaaaaccccatggatttcagtctggattttttggcaccatcaaaggtctatcataaagaacctattggtaaccgtttcattgctgtcgattctgggttttttttctatgaaaatttggccatctcctttaaaaaaacaactaatgtaaacaaacatggcgagttcgatcagaattcccggtaattacgattggattttaaaaaggtatatttctaacgggatgctaaatatgaaaggtttgaatgcgtaaaaataatttaaatttaggtatttagttattttatttagtactcacaaatgtggtttgattggaaagaaaataaatatgagcctTATCAAagatatgagcgtaaataattaggaaagtgtatgactgattcgcagaccccaattggggtctaaaccgagcttacggtgacattgatgttcagaccccgattggggtccgctacggatttgacggttaataCTATAATTATATTTCCAGGTTCCTGCGAGACCTACGAGCAAGAAAAAGTGGTATGCCACTACCACGACTGCCTCCGAGGGACCATAGACAAACCCGACTACAGATTAGTTGACGACAAAGTTTACTTCAATTTCTCTATGAAATACTTGTATACCGACGAAGATTTTCGTAAGAAAAAAGATGAAACCGAAACGCCAGAAAATGATGAAGAATCTGAGGATCTTAAAATAGTCAAACTCGGAGACCCTAAAGAAGAGAAAcacgttaaaataaaaattcctcgaaaaaaaacaaatgcaatggTGATCAAtcataagatttatttttgaattttagtatttacaatttttttcgtaattaaaatattgcaagtTTTTGTTTGGTTcacatgtatatttttgtaaaaaatggatattaaaattatgttttggaattgctttttggtaattttaattatgagaAGTTAAGACCTCATGACGCGTACTTGAATATTTAGAAAACCAAATGACTGTATATGCTAGAGCCGCTTATATCCCAAAgagttatatgtatatagttCAATGGCGGCTCGCAACTAACTTCCGAGCACAAGTACGCACATGTACATAATGCCTGATACCTAAAAATGGTTTCTGGGCATCGATTTTTCTGCTCTGAAGTTTGTCGAGAACCAAAGTTATATCTAATAGTTATAGCTATCGTATAAAATACAGAATATACTGTAACAAAGTTACAGAATTATTATGCGTATTtagaagttaattaaaataatttcttctccaatataacaaaaatataataatgcaaGCCCTAAATAGCTGGTGCAGCACAGTTAGCAGGTGTAGCAAGATTCAATTCTGTATCAGTtaaatttttcttaatttcttaaaacaactgtttcctCAGCAACTGGAAAATATCCAGTTACTGCACTATTGTTGCACCAACTAATCAACAAGTTCTTACTTTCAACAATTTTTCCTGCTACTTCCCATAAAACTATATTCACTCTATCTATATCTGTAGATAAATGTACCAATTTACGATTTTCTCTGTATATGGCAACCCAAAAGTCCCGGTTGTTGCCACGGCCGGGGCAAAACTATCAAATTGTATACGTTATTGCCTCTTTTCACTTTAATATTCACTCGTTGTCCAACAGAGTGCGCCACTATGTTATTGATTTGAGTCATATCTTGGAAATTTTGGTGGTTTACTGAACCAAACTGGAGAATTTCGTCATGTTCTTGTAGGCCCTGAAAAAGATGGTTATCATAATTATTAGGTaccaaaagaaatattaaataaaaattaatataaaagataaagaaattgcttgtttgtttgcttgtaaatgttgtaaaactactgaactgatttgaaaagttctcCCTCTGGTGGGAAGCTTCACTATTCTcaagtaaaatatgttttatttttattcaggtaTGGAGAAGTAAAGTAAGTAAGAAGTTCCCTAGAGATGCAAGTGAAACAGCAGACACCTAGTTATTGACAAACAGCTAGTTATTAACATTTTGACTTAGTGTAGGAGTCACATTGACCAATGGTTTCTAAAGATTCTCATGCcaataagtataaataactattgaCTCAACTTTGGACAATTTGTCATTATGTTCACATCACATACAGGAACATGACATAAAtcagtattaattatttttaaaaatttaattgaaTTCTAATTATACTCACAGCAATATCAGCAGGTGATCCATCATGAACAAAGCCGACAACGGCAAAGACTTTATCATCCTCAACAGCTGCGGCAGCTGCTGCACCTGTATCTCCACTGCTTGTACCGTTACCATGACCGTTGCTTGAAGAGGCACCGTTCACAGCCCGACCCTCACCGTTGGAACCAAGCAGGTCTTTGTGCACTTCTGCTAAACCTTTTTCTATTAACTTCATAAGGCTTTTGTGGTCATTTTGAAGGCCTGTAAGTATGTAAAGGAAATTAAATagtatgtaaatgtttttttcccAGTAGATTAGTTTGTTTTCAGTCATTTTTTTCAAAGGTTCTAAAGTTTGTTGGGTAGAAACTATGCAGAAGAGATAACtacattttttcaaattataccTACTTCCAAGTAGTATTCTATaacattatttgtattatagTAAAGTGAACAACTTTCATTGGTAGAGGCATAGTAAATACAAAAGGAACCATAAATAAGTaatgaactttaatatttttttgtaaactactTGGTTGCGGTTTACTTTTGTGCTTTTTGACAAGCTTTAGATCTAGAAAATTATGGAAACTTATTCAAAATTGCCTAGTCATGCCATGTGTGGTCTAGTCATGCCATATTTGAGGTTTATGTAGAAGAGCCGTATAACATAACGTACTTACAAATGATGCGATGTCTTGCATGTCGGACTTTATAAACATCTATATCGTTACGAGGAAAGCCTTCAGAGTCCACCAATGGGTCATCCATACCAACATTGTTCGTCTCCAATACCGCAGTGTGTTCCCTTATTTCACTTTCTATTTTATCTTTGTCTTCTATTAATTTCATCACTCTATCCCTAGCGGGCCCGTTCATGTTGATTCCGACCATATTAATAGAATTTGtagttagtttttttgttgtttattttgtaagtgaTCACAAAATTGTTTTCGATTTTTGATGACAATTGGATGacagatgttattttttaacgttGGGTAGAATGTTGCCAGAATAAAATATGAGACGGTTTTGTAACGGGTTACGTTAACGTTAAACCGTTTTTTGTAACCATTAACGCTAACGTTAAACcgttattttatcaataacaaAATGTTACAGGTTTTGTGAACCTGATTTTTATCATATCGAAATATATGTCGGCGCCGCCGTAGAGAATATGAGAATACGTCGGATTAGAGTGACAGCTGAGGAAGTGTCACTCTGACGGAGCGTCAAGTTGGGAGCAGCGCGGGAACTTTGACACAAAGAAAAGAGCCCGCGCGCCCTCACCAGGCGAATCGTCTCAATTCGAcgtcgtaatttagtttattgtttgtttttcaccaCAATTGTTATTTCTAACTATAAAGTGTACTCAAGACAGTGCTggcattattattcattataaactAAGCGTCTGTGGCTAGAGTAAACGATGGAGATTTCTGATGTTGGTAACGAAGagccgacatcagaagtgggatgcaatccgaatgcccacatgcgtttcgaattgtgtaacgtcgataatttgtaaaaatgtaacgtcgataatttgaaatggagtttgtagtagaagatttattaagaatttcagcgaaggtacaagtatggtaaccacggttatggtaatggtatcgttttccattgttacatgtcaagctagttattgagggtatgctagaaaattaaccgaatctgtcttttttttcatgtttcaacaatgacggtggttattgtgcaatatggcgacaaaattactgcggagcatcccagccgcctgccaggagcccaacgtgtcatcgtgagttcggagtgttggtgctcgtgcattTCCGTGGCTGGCTTCACGTTCGCGAAAgccgctgtactgcgcgccatggcgatgtgcgcatcgtcactCACGTTGAGTgcaaacccggtgagaccgatccatttttgctttatgttgaggttatttgccttacgacatttataaacttgagagacATTTTCAGTCTCGTTGTTCAGTGGGAGTGCTTATTAATTAGTGGAATCGTAGATAATCAGAATCAGAAACCGTGAACCTAGGTTTAATCccagagttgaaaattattagttacctGCCGAATTCAAGAAATTTTGTACTGAGCACAAGATCAGTCTTCATTTCATTGCAACAGGTTCTAGTAGAGCGAATGGTCAAGTAGAGAGAGTCATGAGAACGTTGAAAAGCTTGCTTATGATAGTAGAAAATGAACAGAACAAAAcatggcgtgacgaactaggCAATATTCAGTTAGCGCTAAATAGTACGAAATCCACAGTGACTAAATACTCACCAACAGAATTAATGTTCGGGATTCGCGCACAATCATTGGGTATCACGGGCGTAGCCAGGTTTTAGAATCGGGGAGGGGGGgttcaagaaaataaaactaataaaaatacataaaatagccGTTTATTCATAAGAACaatatttaatatgtaataaaCAGATTCAGAGAAAACTTCTGGAATGGAAGGAATCGTCGAAGACCTTTTTCAAGCAGGGGAACAATataggctaaataaaaaaattacgttcaGTTATACCTAGGTACACGTTATAGAATTAATCTTCTgttcttctttttaaatatatccACTACTTCATTCGCATCAATTTCTATCCCATAGTGAATGTTCATGAGAGCCAAGCCATTCAGTCTGTTTTCACCCGTTGTGTTCCGCAAGTAGTTTTTAAGTCTTCTTAGACTTGAAAAAGACCTTTCTGGGGTAGCAGTGGAAACAGGTAACGTAGCCAGTATTTGCAACAATGTGTAAATATTTGGATAGACTCTTATTAAAAGTGAAAATTCTAaatgtatttaagtaaaatcaaacacaacaataacaaaataacgtCGTCGTTCACTGTAAATTGCAATCTGCTTAAATACTCTCGCTCGGTCTCGGTAATGAACGCGACATGCGCGCGGTGCGCGTGGGATACGAAACGGCACGACGCGGCATGAAACTACACGAAGATTACCGAATGTGACACGACGACGAGCGGCTCGGCGCGGTGCGCCCGTAGAGAATCCAATCCAAACCACATACTTTTgagtgtaattaattaatatagttAAATTTTATCTTCACTTTTCGGGGGGAGGGGGGGGGGTTTGAACCCCCAAAACCCTCCCCCTGGCTACGCCCGTGTTGGGTATGTCTAAAAGGACCATGCCCATCTGTGCCCCAGTAACGCCCAGAGAGTGTATATTACAAGATAgccctattaaataaaaactagaattatgatgataattagaagtcttaaaaagcaccggttaaaaaataaaaaagtcatgatgatcatgaagttcctagtgaaaaactaatagcaatgctgtctataaacgataaaatgtataaaaaaccagtgggaatttatcatgtttaatgtccaatatcttttgaatcggtgctttatataatattaaatctagatatcttacaaatatggCTGTAAAGCTATCGTATGACATAGAACTGGAATTTGGGCATTGCATGGCGTTGCTGACTTTTGACTCCATACTAATATGGGCATGATCCTTTCTATCGCACAATCGGACGAGGAGATTTAGAATCCGTTAGAGAGAATGCGTCAAATAATATCGAAAAGGCTGCATTAGCAGACACTCGTCGGTTTAGTCGTGGTCGCGCCAATATCAAACCATTCACCAAGGGTGACTTTGTTTTTCTCAAAACCGGTGAACGAAACCAAACTAAATTAGACAAGAAGTTTAAAGGGCCATTCATTATAACATCGGTATTAGAAAATGATCGCTAcgaactgaaaaatattaacggTTCAAATCGCGTTTACAAACATGCTCATGAGAACTTGCGTCCAGTACCTAAGGGACATACCGGTTTACTTGAAATCACTGACAGCCTATTGAATGAAGAGGAGACCGTGTCGGCGTCGGATGAATTCGCACTGCAATGCACAAAACAGCAATGATTTCGGTGATACTCCAAATTTCGGGGATATGTTGAGTGCAGACTCGGTCACTGCTTCAGCTGATTCTGAAACGCTCACTGCGTGGTCAGAGACACTTAGCCTCTATGACTCTGACACCTTAGATGTACAATATGAAGTCGAAGTTCATACTGAGCAGGATCGTCCATAACAGAAAGGTTAGTTACTGTGTTATGTATTATGAATGAGTATATGTGATAGATCAATGTTGAGAGACAGTGCAGTCCGGTCTATGTTTGGGATGTTGTGTTACACAAACTGGTCGAaggggcagtgtcgtccggtccatgtcgctttggcggctggtcgaagggacgcactcgtccggtccatgtttgtGGTTTTGTGTTATACAAGCTGGTCGAAGGGACAGTGttgtccggtccatgtcgctttggcggctggtcgaaggacgcactcgtccggtccatgtttgtGGTTTTGTGTTATACAAGCTGGTCGAAGGGACAGTGttgtccggtccatgtcgctttggcggctggtcgaaggacgcactcgtccggtccatgtttgtGGTTTTGTGTTATACAAGCTGGTCGAAGGGACAGTGttgtccggtccatgtcgctttggcggctggtcgaagggacgcactcgtccggtccatgtttgtGGTTTTGTGTTATACAAGCTGGTCGAAGGGACAGTGttgtccggtccatgtcgctttggcggctggtcgaaggacgcactcgtccggtccatgtttgtGGTTTTGTGTTATACAAGCTGGTCGAAGGGACAGTGttgtccggtccatgtcgctttggtggctggtcgaagggacgcactcgtccggtccacgTTGTGGTGTGTAATGTTACGGTGTATGAAGTTATGGTGTGTAAAGTTGTAGTATATAAAGTCGCCGTGTGTAAAGTTTCTGTGTGGGCAAAATGTTGCTTCTGTATTATGGTAGACATTATGGCATTATGTTCGTCAATGTGGACGAGCGGATCATTAGCCGTGTACTGTTTTGATCTTTCCAGGACGCCAATAAACTACTACGTCCGAGGACGGACGATTGTCAGTCTGGCCGTGTCGGCGCCGCCGTAGAGAATATGAGAATACGTCGGATTAGAGTGACAGCTGAGGAAGTGTCACTCTGACGGAGCGTCAAGTTGGGAGCAGCGCGGGAACTTTGACACAAAGAAAAGAGCCCGCGCGCCCTCACCAGGCGAATCGTCTCAATTCGAcgtcgtaatttagtttattgtttgtttttcaccaCAATTGTTATTTCTAACTATAAAGTGTACTCAAGACAGTGCTggcattattattcattatataAACTAAGCGTCTGTGGCTAGAGTAAACGATGGAGATTTCTGATGTTGGTAACGAAGAGCcgacatacatattatttacattttaaataataaattaaaaaaaaacattctataatataaaaataggtagGCTTCTGATATTGGGCaccagggtccaaggtaccgtgTAAACCATGGACTTGGTTATTTCATTAAGGGCCTTCAGATTTTGGACTTCATGGTGCTTGACTCAAGAGCTGGTATTTTTGAGTAGAGTATTTAAATACACTAATCACCAGGCCAAACTTGTCCTAGATCTCGattatattttgttagtaaaattgAGTCTCAACCTGCtgtttatttgataatttttaaaaaaacctCTACTCGTTACGTTCTACTACTTCGTACTCCccttatacaagctgttgatttgcatccgtgccatattcaaggacgtaattatgctactGATTCTCGacacaaaatcaacaaaaaaattggtacgtaatttttttttttcggaattccttCAATGTCGTCTAACCGTattttaaacttggcgcgtgtgttactggccttaaaaccgtgctgcgccctcaaaCAAaggcaaacacaaagcatacgtaacgatcattcataaaattgggttacttctgaaatactacgacattaaaatgacaaaaaaagcagtgcgtATTAGCTATTTCtcgtctactgtaattccaatcgattatttacgtattttatgtcctcctcctgaagtatggcacaaatgcaaatcaacaccttgtatattgTCTACGTATTCCcgctatgtacttatttatgttcTCTCTTAAATACTCCCACTAAGTCACCAAGTACTCCGTTATTTAAAATCCCTCCATGCTCTCTTTTATTCTACCGCTACGTGTTTGAGTGCTAGATCGGCCCCTAGATGGCATGACTCACCTCTTTTTTTTCTAGCGCAAGAGAAATATAGTAGAACGACGTGATTTTTGCAACCAActttgtttgtataataatattatggtaGATTAAGAGACGTGGGATTAGGAGTcggaaaattaaaaacatttcataattgttacttttcatttatttgataGGTATTTTGTTATGAGATTTTAAACAGTTGTAATGCAACGATAtccttttatacaaaaaatatcataagCCTTTTAGTAGATTTGCCACgattttacataacaaatataacaatgatttaaataaaaatgaccaGATTAATAATTTttcgtaataataataattaagcttAATAACAGGGAcagatttatattaaaaacttacaaataaatggTGAGCGATGGTTAACATTTTGAAAGAGGTTACATTTTAAAgcgttatttcaataaatatcaaaatattcttagcgctTTAATAAACAACGTCTTTACGACACTGTACTtgatttacttataaatatttcggTCATCATGATCAGATTTTTGATTTCTTTATAAACACGTAAGACACTCCCGACCCTGGCGAAAGCCAGGAGTGAAGTACTGTTTTATCAAACGAAATATCTGTTTTTCTCGATTTGAGATTGTGCAATTgtgataaatacataaattatatacaGAAAGTGTATAAAACAGAA
The DNA window shown above is from Helicoverpa armigera isolate CAAS_96S chromosome 25, ASM3070526v1, whole genome shotgun sequence and carries:
- the LOC110376612 gene encoding dual specificity protein phosphatase 23, which produces MSRVPNRPNVKLAKLWYKYRTEPKEKVEEKPAEEEVAQETKEYESYPPYNFSWFIENKIAAMGFPQTVENLNYLADVGVNHLITLSPERIPPILECEKKMKWSEIRIKEFGVPTLKQILKFIEICERAEMRGEVIGVHCRQGRGRTGTMLACYLVHFKGMAPERAVLTVRVQRPGSCETYEQEKVVCHYHDCLRGTIDKPDYRLVDDKVYFNFSMKYLYTDEDFRKKKDETETPENDEESEDLKIVKLGDPKEEKHVKIKIPRKKTNAMVINHKIYF
- the LOC110376613 gene encoding 26S proteasome non-ATPase regulatory subunit 9 — translated: MVGINMNGPARDRVMKLIEDKDKIESEIREHTAVLETNNVGMDDPLVDSEGFPRNDIDVYKVRHARHRIICLQNDHKSLMKLIEKGLAEVHKDLLGSNGEGRAVNGASSSNGHGNGTSSGDTGAAAAAAVEDDKVFAVVGFVHDGSPADIAGLQEHDEILQFGSVNHQNFQDMTQINNIVAHSVGQRVNIKVKRGNNVYNLIVLPRPWQQPGLLGCHIQRKS